One window of the Misgurnus anguillicaudatus chromosome 8, ASM2758022v2, whole genome shotgun sequence genome contains the following:
- the LOC129450171 gene encoding potassium voltage-gated channel subfamily A member 10, with protein MEVPLVNFENLDDIGINLGDPSDSGYPTSPTSDTPEPNPGIHSPTHSPQRGRHSRHTPKSPPMLSKKGTSSCNSLISNWKVLMGSEGSPNEVLLGKVAKDCCDDYFAEKEKFEEGEQKVVINVSGMMYETTMKTLNQFPDTLLGDPMLRIHYFDPMRNEYFFDRNRPSFDGILYFYQSGGKIRRPANVPLDVFADEIVFYRLGHEVMEQFRQDEGFIKDPEPQLPTSELHRQFWLLFEYPESSSAARSVALVSVFVITISICIFCLETLPEFRDEREYLPAIVNLTRDANGTLLSPTTSPKAHISAFSDPFFLVETICIIWFCFELGVRFVVCPSKSEFFGNIMNVIDIVSIMPYFITVITELMANHQDPSANQNMSLATLRVIRLVRVFRIFKLSRHSKGLQILGQTLKASMRELGLLIFFLFIGVILFSSAIYFAEVDEPDTQFVSIPEGFWWAVVTMTTVGYGDMCPITLGGKMVGILCAIAGVLTIALPVPVIVSNFNYFYHRETEQAEKQVMDAAAEAAANQKSGSEEKFESSYSLDKSNGNWQTGKNGIP; from the coding sequence ATGGAGGTTCCACTTGTCAACTTTGAAAACCTGGACGACATTGGAATCAACTTGGGAGACCCGAGCGATTCGGGCTATCCGACTTCACCCACCTCGGATACCCCGGAACCCAACCCGGGGATACATTCCCCTACACACTCACCCCAAAGAGGAAGACATTCGAGGCACACGCCAAAGTCTCCGCCAATGCTCAGCAAGAAAGGAACGTCAAGCTGCAACAGTCTGATTTCCAACTGGAAGGTTTTAATGGGAAGCGAGGGAAGTCCAAACGAGGTTCTCTTGGGAAAGGTAGCCAAGGATTGTTGTGATGATTATTTCGCGGAAAAGGAGAAATTTGAGGAGGGCGAACAAAAAGTGGTCATTAACGTCTCGGGAATGATGTACGAGACTACAATGAAAACTCTAAATCAGTTTCCGGATACGCTGCTCGGGGACCCCATGTTACGAATTCATTATTTCGACCCCATGAGAAATGAATATTTCTTCGATCGTAACCGTCCCAGCTTCGATGGAATACTGTATTTCTATCAGTCCGGAGGTAAGATCCGAAGGCCGGCGAACGTGCCATTGGATGTTTTTGCAGATGAGATAGTGTTTTATCGACTGGGACACGAAGTTATGGAACAGTTCAGGCAAGATGAAGGTTTCATCAAAGACCCCGAACCTCAACTACCGACCAGTGAGCTTCATCGTCAATTCTGGCTCCTCTTCGAGTACCCAGAGAGCTCCAGTGCTGCCAGATCAGTGGCTCTAGTGTCTGTTTTTGTCATCACTATATCCATTTGTATCTTCTGCCTGGAGACACTCCCGGAATTTCGAGACGAACGGGAATACCTACCTGCGATCGTCAACCTAACCCGTGACGCCAACGGTACGCTCCTCTCCCCTACAACTTCTCCAAAGGCCCACATCTCTGCCTTTAGTGACCCCTTCTTTTTGGTAGAGACTATCTGTATCATCTGGTTCTGCTTTGAGCTTGGAGTGCGCTTTGTGGTGTGTCCCAGCAAAAGTGAGTTTTTCGGTAACATCATGAATGTAATTGACATTGTGTCTATCATGCCCTACTTCATTACCGTCATAACAGAACTGATGGCCAACCATCAAGATCCCAGCGCCAACCAGAACATGTCTCTGGCCACTCTACGCGTCATTCGTTTAGTGAGGGTTTTCAGGATCTTTAAGCTTTCCCGACATTCCAAGGGCCTCCAGATTCTCGGCCAAACCCTAAAGGCCAGCATGAGGGAGCTGGGTTTGCTTATTTTTTTCCTCTTTATTGGCGTCATCCTCTTCTCCAGTGCCATTTACTTTGCTGAGGTTGACGAACCCGATACGCAGTTTGTGAGCATTCCAGAGGGATTCTGGTGGGCTGTGGTTACCATGACGACAGTCGGCTACGGCGACATGTGCCCTATCACGTTAGGGGGTAAGATGGTCGGGATCCTCTGTGCCATCGCCGGAGTGCTGACCATTGCACTTCCTGTTCCCGTCATCGTCTCCAACTTCAATTACTTCTACCATCGGGAAACGGAGCAGGCGGAGAAACAAGTGATGGATGCCGCTGCTGAAGCCGCGGCGAACCAGAAAAGTGGATCTGAGGAAAAATTTGAAAGCAGTTATTCACTGGACAAGAGCAATGGGAATTGGCAGACAGGGAAAAATGGCATTCCTTAA